The Mucilaginibacter rubeus genomic interval GTTCGGCTCCTGTATCTTTCTGGTGGTGGTGGCGACGGTGTTGAAGTCGTTCTTCGGTATTTAATGACCATTTAATCATTCCTTCCCTTTGGGGAGGTCAGGAAGGGTGTCATGATATATCAGATCAATAAAGGTGTATCCAAACCGATCGTTTTTCGCGGTTTGAAGGCGCAGTATATCGCTTACCTGGCGGTTGGGCTGGTATTGCTGCTGATCGGTTTTGCGGTGCTGTATATCTGCGGCTTGTCGCTCTGGGTGATCCTGCCGCTGGTGCTGGCTTTGGGTACGGGCCTGTTTTTTTCGGTGTTCCGTTTATCACACCGTTTTGGGGAGCATGGGCTCACGAAGCATTTGGCCAAAAGGCAGTTGCCGGATCTTATCCGC includes:
- a CDS encoding DUF4133 domain-containing protein; this translates as MIYQINKGVSKPIVFRGLKAQYIAYLAVGLVLLLIGFAVLYICGLSLWVILPLVLALGTGLFFSVFRLSHRFGEHGLTKHLAKRQLPDLIRCHSRRLFIQLKESSPGGRI